Proteins from a single region of Undibacterium sp. KW1:
- a CDS encoding NHL repeat-containing protein codes for MITFKAFSHSLSGIPFRASLSCLITAAILTACGGGGSAAPAATSPGTTGGSAGNTTGTNTGTTAGTGSIALLAGNVGGPGIVDGTGTNARFSGLNGITLDTSGNLYVGDDKRVRKITPAGVVTSFAGGEFGYAEGSGSSVKFFKAQHMASDAAGNIYVLDPYACVVRKLTPAAVSSTLAGSVCSGAMADGQGSAASFSTLSGMTIDSAGNLYIADEHTIRKLTPAGMVTTIAGKRGVSAADDGQGSNARFFWPSGLATDTAGNVYIADSYNYSIRKMTPAGAVTTVAGRAGETGSVDGTVAVSRFNTPRAVAVDTAGNIFVADTFNSVIRKITQAGMVSTLAGSSGQVGIDDGTGVAARFAQPVAIVGDNAGNLYVADAGNFNVRKINAAGVVTTLAGAINVRYALDGVGAAAGFYAPGNLAADINGNLYLNDFMSGKHIVRKVTAAGVVSTIAGVSANFDQIGGLATDVNGNVYVADTVGTIRQINPAGVITPVAGVEWKFGLVDGKGSEARFKSPNGIVNMGNGDMLVADMVNQAIRKVTAAGQVSTYASIPLTQSASFKPFGEGRGTPYISNGMAMDSSGNLYVADGGSHVIFKISSAGISSIFAGAEFQPGSADGTGTAARFNRPQGMTIDTKGNLYVADTDNHTVRKITPAGVVSTIVGVAGQEGFTTGPLPGVLSKPQSVVFSNDALYITTYQGVVVARNF; via the coding sequence ATGATTACATTCAAAGCTTTTAGTCATTCTCTTTCTGGCATTCCTTTTCGCGCCTCCCTGAGCTGTCTCATCACCGCAGCCATACTCACGGCCTGTGGCGGTGGTGGCAGTGCGGCTCCTGCTGCCACCTCTCCGGGTACGACCGGCGGCAGCGCAGGTAATACGACAGGCACCAACACTGGCACCACAGCTGGCACAGGCAGTATTGCCCTGCTTGCCGGTAATGTCGGTGGTCCTGGCATTGTTGATGGCACGGGGACAAACGCGCGCTTCAGTGGCCTCAATGGCATCACGCTCGATACCAGCGGCAATCTCTATGTCGGTGACGACAAGCGCGTGCGCAAGATTACGCCAGCAGGCGTGGTCACGAGCTTTGCCGGAGGCGAATTTGGTTATGCAGAAGGTAGCGGCAGCAGTGTCAAGTTCTTTAAGGCACAGCACATGGCAAGTGATGCTGCCGGCAATATCTATGTGCTCGACCCTTATGCCTGCGTGGTGCGCAAACTGACACCTGCTGCCGTCTCATCGACGCTGGCTGGCAGTGTGTGTTCTGGTGCTATGGCAGACGGGCAGGGCAGTGCTGCCAGCTTTTCCACGCTCTCAGGCATGACCATAGACAGCGCAGGCAACCTGTATATCGCGGATGAGCACACCATACGCAAGCTCACTCCAGCAGGCATGGTCACGACTATCGCGGGCAAGCGCGGGGTCAGTGCGGCAGATGATGGTCAGGGTAGCAATGCCCGGTTTTTCTGGCCCTCTGGCCTGGCGACCGATACTGCTGGCAATGTCTATATTGCAGACAGCTACAATTACAGCATACGCAAGATGACACCCGCAGGCGCAGTCACTACCGTCGCTGGCCGGGCCGGTGAGACCGGCAGCGTCGATGGCACAGTCGCTGTATCCCGTTTCAATACGCCGCGTGCAGTGGCTGTCGATACGGCTGGCAATATCTTTGTGGCTGACACTTTCAACAGCGTCATCCGCAAGATCACACAGGCAGGCATGGTCAGCACCCTGGCCGGTAGCAGCGGGCAAGTGGGGATAGACGATGGCACTGGCGTGGCCGCCAGATTTGCCCAGCCTGTGGCCATCGTTGGTGACAACGCGGGTAACCTGTATGTCGCAGATGCAGGCAATTTCAACGTACGTAAAATCAATGCAGCCGGTGTGGTCACGACGCTGGCGGGTGCCATCAACGTCAGGTATGCCCTCGATGGCGTAGGTGCCGCTGCCGGGTTTTATGCGCCAGGTAACCTGGCCGCAGACATCAACGGCAATCTTTACCTCAATGATTTTATGTCTGGCAAACACATCGTGCGCAAGGTCACAGCAGCAGGTGTGGTCAGCACCATAGCTGGCGTGTCTGCCAATTTTGACCAGATCGGTGGCCTGGCGACAGATGTCAATGGCAATGTGTATGTCGCCGATACCGTAGGCACCATCCGCCAGATCAACCCGGCCGGTGTCATCACGCCAGTGGCGGGTGTGGAGTGGAAGTTTGGTCTGGTCGATGGCAAGGGCAGCGAAGCCAGGTTCAAATCTCCCAATGGTATCGTCAACATGGGTAATGGCGACATGCTGGTGGCTGACATGGTCAACCAGGCCATACGCAAAGTCACGGCTGCTGGCCAGGTCAGCACCTATGCCAGCATCCCGCTGACGCAGTCAGCCAGCTTCAAGCCCTTTGGTGAGGGACGTGGAACACCTTATATATCCAATGGCATGGCGATGGACAGCAGTGGCAATCTGTATGTGGCAGACGGCGGCAGCCATGTGATCTTCAAGATTTCCAGCGCAGGCATCAGCAGTATTTTTGCCGGTGCCGAATTTCAGCCTGGCAGTGCCGATGGCACAGGCACCGCCGCCCGCTTCAACCGCCCGCAAGGCATGACTATCGACACCAAAGGCAATTTGTATGTGGCTGATACCGACAACCATACCGTACGCAAAATCACCCCGGCAGGCGTGGTCAGCACTATCGTCGGCGTCGCAGGGCAGGAAGGTTTTACCACCGGCCCCTTGCCAGGCGTATTGTCAAAACCGCAGTCTGTGGTGTTCAGCAATGATGCCTTGTACATCACCACTTACCAAGGCGTGGTGGTGGCGCGTAATTTTTGA
- a CDS encoding IS110 family transposase, which translates to MEKITVIGLDLAKSIFQVHGANARGKKLLSKKLKRSEVMGFFASQPPCLVGMEACGGAHEWARQIQSLGHDVKLMAPQYVKGFVQGNKTDARDAAGIAEAAVRESIQRVTIRSREEQQIQALHRVREAWVKHRTATANQIRGLLAEFGQILTPGLRHLRREVALWQEQSRGMLGILNGLVDELLQYLSELEERIGQVEKQIKQVLQSNPACKLIETIPGVGVLTATAIIGSFGRAENFTEGRKFANALGLIPREHSSGGKQVLLGLSKRGNGYVRKLLVHGARSVLQARINKPAYAEDWVVKLAKRRGHNIAVCALAAKNARRIWAMLQSGEVFRADHAQTNDVCT; encoded by the coding sequence ATGGAAAAGATTACCGTAATTGGGCTGGATTTGGCAAAGAGTATTTTTCAAGTTCATGGTGCCAATGCCCGAGGCAAGAAGCTGCTGTCGAAGAAACTCAAGCGTAGCGAAGTCATGGGATTCTTTGCATCACAGCCACCGTGCCTGGTAGGGATGGAAGCCTGCGGAGGAGCTCACGAATGGGCGCGGCAGATCCAGTCACTTGGGCATGATGTCAAACTGATGGCACCCCAGTACGTCAAAGGCTTTGTACAAGGAAACAAGACCGATGCCAGAGATGCCGCAGGTATCGCAGAAGCAGCAGTAAGAGAAAGTATCCAGAGAGTGACGATACGCAGCCGTGAAGAACAACAGATACAAGCCCTGCACAGAGTAAGAGAAGCCTGGGTCAAACACCGTACTGCGACCGCCAACCAGATACGGGGCCTGCTCGCTGAGTTTGGTCAGATACTCACTCCCGGCCTGCGCCACCTGCGCCGTGAAGTCGCCCTCTGGCAAGAGCAAAGCCGCGGCATGCTCGGCATACTCAACGGCCTGGTCGATGAGTTACTGCAGTATCTCAGTGAGTTAGAAGAAAGAATTGGTCAAGTAGAGAAACAGATCAAACAAGTACTGCAAAGCAATCCCGCCTGCAAACTGATAGAAACCATCCCCGGCGTAGGCGTCCTCACCGCCACCGCCATCATCGGCAGCTTTGGACGGGCAGAGAACTTTACAGAAGGACGCAAGTTTGCCAATGCCCTGGGGCTGATACCGAGGGAACACAGCAGTGGTGGCAAACAAGTTCTGCTGGGGCTCAGCAAGCGAGGCAATGGTTATGTACGCAAACTCCTCGTCCATGGGGCCAGGTCCGTCTTGCAGGCCAGGATCAACAAACCGGCCTATGCCGAAGACTGGGTCGTAAAACTGGCCAAAAGGCGGGGACACAACATCGCCGTGTGCGCTCTGGCAGCCAAGAATGCCAGGAGGATCTGGGCGATGCTGCAGAGCGGAGAAGTATTCCGTGCTGATCATGCGCAGACCAACGACGTCTGCACATGA
- a CDS encoding FAD-binding protein — protein sequence MPQTSTDNTKPSSPLWLNWSQNLFYQGDNYYYTPRTRAELQAIVSTAAAQDKQLRVSGQRHSQTPLVASSETPASGVVILDLSCYADLGREGDQRMQISSDGKSVTVNTGVREDELDAFLTQNKLMLETVTAGGFFSLGGMTAVDVHGATVQAPIFAETVTAFAIMGPSGIVNTIDASTPKVGAWSPLQFARVSLGSLGIVTAVTISVLPRPFANCLAAGISDFVWENAANFGAGLSALLASKSRVETFFNPYALTGTSNFTAAWWNVESGSGVAPVAEPTTDACQLAQKNEFGAPYLPYAEKIAEDAAIYAQSFDAPIVGTAAAAMITSTAISVIKGEVKKAAQKNSDLWLNEAARVIFMSYFIELPDLGAESLSTVWGALKSVSDKVNKSSNFHIAAPMEFRFIKGGNTAMAGTYTSNADAYFVNLDLIAFVAVHEDNSGLDYPTKLLNFFAEVESEWVALGGWPHNGKMYGFYDPTTGPGTGTQPFNPAFLKQLRSRRTERVQAFDDYRQSCDPTGMFVNAYVARLVGE from the coding sequence ATGCCACAAACCAGCACAGACAACACCAAGCCCTCCTCGCCACTCTGGCTGAACTGGAGCCAGAACCTGTTTTACCAGGGCGATAATTATTACTACACGCCACGCACGCGCGCAGAATTACAAGCTATCGTCAGCACAGCCGCTGCACAAGACAAACAACTGCGTGTTTCCGGCCAGCGCCATTCACAAACCCCGCTGGTGGCCAGCAGCGAGACGCCTGCGAGTGGCGTCGTTATCCTTGATCTGTCCTGCTATGCAGACCTGGGCCGCGAAGGTGACCAGCGCATGCAAATCAGCAGCGATGGCAAAAGCGTTACCGTGAACACTGGCGTGCGTGAAGATGAACTCGATGCCTTTCTGACGCAAAACAAGCTCATGCTGGAAACCGTGACGGCTGGCGGTTTTTTTAGCCTCGGTGGCATGACGGCGGTAGATGTGCATGGTGCGACCGTGCAGGCACCTATCTTTGCCGAGACCGTCACCGCCTTTGCCATCATGGGGCCCAGCGGCATCGTCAATACCATCGACGCCAGCACACCCAAGGTGGGTGCATGGTCACCACTGCAATTTGCCCGCGTGTCACTGGGCAGCCTGGGTATTGTGACTGCCGTTACCATCAGCGTCTTGCCACGCCCGTTTGCGAATTGTCTGGCTGCGGGGATCAGTGATTTTGTGTGGGAGAATGCCGCCAATTTTGGTGCTGGCCTGTCTGCCCTGCTGGCCTCCAAATCCAGGGTAGAAACCTTCTTCAACCCCTATGCACTGACAGGCACCAGCAACTTCACTGCAGCATGGTGGAATGTAGAAAGCGGCTCGGGTGTAGCCCCCGTGGCAGAACCCACGACAGATGCCTGCCAGCTCGCACAAAAAAATGAATTCGGAGCACCCTATCTGCCTTATGCGGAAAAAATCGCCGAGGACGCCGCCATCTATGCACAAAGCTTTGATGCGCCCATCGTCGGCACCGCAGCGGCAGCGATGATCACATCGACCGCGATATCTGTCATCAAGGGTGAAGTCAAAAAAGCAGCGCAAAAGAATTCCGACCTTTGGCTGAATGAGGCCGCCAGGGTCATTTTCATGTCTTACTTTATCGAGTTGCCTGACCTGGGTGCAGAAAGTTTATCTACGGTCTGGGGAGCCTTGAAATCAGTCAGCGACAAGGTCAACAAGAGCAGCAACTTTCACATCGCTGCGCCTATGGAGTTTCGCTTCATCAAAGGTGGCAATACTGCCATGGCAGGTACCTACACCAGCAATGCCGACGCCTATTTCGTCAACCTTGACCTGATCGCCTTTGTCGCCGTGCATGAAGATAATAGCGGTCTCGACTACCCGACCAAGCTGTTGAATTTTTTTGCGGAGGTAGAAAGCGAATGGGTCGCCCTCGGTGGCTGGCCTCACAATGGCAAGATGTATGGTTTCTATGATCCCACCACGGGGCCAGGTACCGGCACACAGCCCTTCAACCCGGCATTTCTGAAGCAGTTACGCAGCCGCCGTACAGAGCGCGTGCAGGCCTTTGATGATTACCGCCAGAGTTGTGACCCTACCGGGATGTTTGTGAATGCCTATGTGGCGAGACTGGTGGGGGAGTGA
- a CDS encoding LysR family transcriptional regulator, protein MTTDLHSLADLSTFALVVQHRGFRQAARASGQSASALSEAVRRLESQLGIRLLLRTTRSVTPTEAGALLLSRLQPALNDVASALDVLNDLRDSPRGTLRLNVPVSAALFFLQPIVDQFMRKYPDILLDIVIDNNFVDVVASGCDAGIRYGERLEQDMIAVPIGPLTQRFAVAAAPAYLARRGIPEHPRDLLQHACLRGKFLSGAIFPWEFERDGQKLSLDPSGPLIVTPTVMDLAVNAAVAGHGVIYLFEEWLAPYIASGQLQPILQDWWLSFSGPFLYYSGRRHLPAPLRAFVDFIRAPDGADHKLATAVKKKKTSEKH, encoded by the coding sequence ATGACCACAGACTTGCATTCCCTGGCTGACCTGTCCACCTTTGCGCTGGTCGTGCAGCATCGCGGCTTCCGCCAGGCTGCGCGTGCCAGCGGGCAATCCGCTTCGGCACTGAGCGAGGCTGTACGGCGGCTGGAAAGCCAGCTTGGCATACGGCTACTATTGCGCACCACCCGTAGCGTCACGCCAACCGAGGCCGGTGCGCTATTGCTTAGCCGCCTGCAACCCGCACTCAACGATGTAGCCAGTGCACTGGATGTACTCAACGATCTGCGCGACAGCCCGCGTGGTACCTTGCGACTCAATGTGCCAGTCAGTGCGGCGCTTTTTTTCTTGCAGCCCATCGTCGATCAATTCATGCGCAAATACCCGGATATCCTGCTCGACATCGTCATTGACAATAATTTTGTCGATGTCGTGGCAAGCGGGTGTGATGCTGGCATACGTTATGGCGAACGGCTGGAACAAGACATGATCGCCGTCCCCATCGGCCCGCTGACGCAACGTTTTGCTGTCGCCGCTGCACCTGCCTATCTCGCCAGGCGGGGCATACCTGAGCACCCGCGTGATTTGTTGCAACATGCCTGCCTGCGCGGAAAATTTCTCAGCGGTGCTATTTTTCCGTGGGAGTTTGAGCGCGATGGGCAAAAACTAAGCCTTGACCCCAGCGGTCCCCTGATCGTGACACCCACCGTGATGGATCTGGCAGTCAATGCTGCAGTGGCTGGCCATGGTGTCATTTATCTGTTTGAAGAATGGCTTGCTCCCTACATCGCATCAGGACAGTTGCAGCCCATATTGCAGGATTGGTGGTTGAGTTTTTCGGGGCCGTTTTTATATTATTCAGGGCGGCGACACCTGCCTGCACCCCTGCGTGCATTTGTTGATTTTATTCGTGCGCCGGATGGTGCTGATCACAAACTTGCCACCGCTGTCAAAAAGAAGAAAACCAGCGAAAAGCATTGA
- a CDS encoding oxidoreductase, with protein sequence MSTYSPSRDQFTPKHCDIAFNRMGYGAMQLAGPHVWGPPKDRVAAVAVLRAAIELGINHIDTSDFYGPHVTNQIICEALHPYRDELTIVTKIGFKRGEDQSWLPAASAKELRDAVHDNLRNLKLDVLDVVNLRAPGVAGPDGSSLAAALDTMLHLKQEGLIRHIGLSNVDMQQLTEAQQITDIVCVQNQYNLAHRGDDAMIDTLAAQGIAYVPFFPLGGFTPLQSDVLTQVAARLQAQPMQVALAWLLQRAPNILVIPGTSSVAHLHDNVAAGALRLDEAALVALNSM encoded by the coding sequence ATGAGCACTTATTCCCCCTCCCGCGACCAGTTCACACCTAAGCATTGCGACATTGCATTCAATCGCATGGGCTACGGCGCCATGCAACTGGCAGGCCCGCATGTATGGGGCCCACCCAAAGACCGCGTTGCTGCCGTGGCAGTGTTGCGTGCAGCCATAGAGCTGGGCATCAACCATATCGATACCTCGGATTTTTATGGGCCGCATGTGACCAACCAGATCATTTGCGAAGCCCTGCATCCCTACCGCGATGAGCTGACCATCGTCACCAAAATAGGTTTCAAGCGTGGCGAAGATCAATCATGGCTGCCCGCCGCATCTGCCAAGGAATTGCGCGACGCCGTCCACGACAACCTGCGCAACCTGAAGCTGGATGTGCTTGACGTGGTCAACCTGCGTGCGCCTGGTGTGGCTGGCCCGGACGGCTCATCTCTCGCCGCAGCGCTGGATACCATGCTGCACCTGAAACAAGAAGGCCTGATCCGCCACATAGGGCTCAGCAACGTCGATATGCAGCAACTGACAGAAGCGCAGCAGATCACCGACATCGTCTGCGTACAAAACCAGTACAACCTGGCGCATCGCGGTGACGATGCCATGATAGATACACTGGCTGCACAGGGTATCGCCTATGTACCGTTTTTCCCGCTCGGCGGATTTACACCTTTGCAGTCGGACGTGTTGACGCAGGTGGCAGCAAGACTGCAAGCCCAGCCCATGCAAGTGGCACTGGCGTGGCTGCTGCAACGTGCACCTAATATTCTCGTCATCCCTGGTACATCATCGGTGGCACATCTGCATGACAACGTCGCAGCGGGTGCATTGCGACTTGATGAGGCGGCATTGGTGGCGTTGAATAGTATGTAA
- the zigA gene encoding zinc metallochaperone GTPase ZigA → MPNPTLLPVTVLSGFLGAGKTTLLNHILNNREGRRVAVIVNDMSEVNIDADLVRQGGAELSRADEKLVEMSNGCICCTLREDLLIEIQRLASEQRFDYLLIESTGISEPMPVAETFTFRDEDGRSLSDIARLDTMVTVVDAYNFLRDYASGDSLNQRGTSMGEEDERTVVDLLVEQIEFCDVIVLNKADMVSAAEFERLSQILRALNPRADIVPCSFSNVPLERILNTGRFNFEQASAAPGWLKELRGEHVPESEEYGISSFAYRARRPFHPQRFWSCIHQGFAGVVRSKGYFWLATRMDIAGEWSQAGGICRHHEAGLWWSAVSKAEWPQDADYQQHILSKCIEPFGDRRQELVFIGMDMDQAVIEATLDACLLTNEEMAQGPADWASYDDPFPSWMETDDSEDDEDANMITQHVEALA, encoded by the coding sequence ATGCCAAATCCCACGCTCTTGCCCGTCACCGTACTCTCCGGTTTTCTGGGTGCAGGTAAAACTACCCTGCTCAATCACATCCTCAACAACCGCGAAGGCAGGCGGGTGGCGGTGATTGTCAATGATATGTCTGAGGTGAATATCGATGCTGATCTGGTGCGGCAAGGTGGGGCCGAGTTATCGCGGGCGGATGAGAAACTCGTCGAGATGAGCAATGGCTGCATTTGCTGCACCTTGCGGGAAGACTTGCTGATAGAAATCCAGCGGCTCGCCAGTGAGCAGCGTTTTGATTATCTGCTCATAGAATCGACCGGCATATCCGAACCCATGCCGGTGGCCGAGACCTTTACCTTCAGGGATGAAGATGGTCGCAGCCTGTCTGACATTGCGCGGCTCGACACCATGGTCACGGTGGTGGATGCCTATAACTTCTTGCGCGACTATGCGTCTGGCGACAGCCTGAACCAGCGCGGCACTTCCATGGGGGAAGAAGATGAACGCACGGTGGTTGACCTGCTGGTCGAGCAGATAGAATTTTGCGATGTCATCGTCCTCAACAAGGCTGACATGGTCAGTGCTGCCGAGTTTGAGAGGCTGAGCCAGATCTTGCGGGCGTTAAACCCGCGTGCGGATATCGTGCCTTGCAGTTTTTCAAATGTGCCGCTGGAACGGATATTGAACACGGGCCGCTTCAATTTTGAACAGGCCTCTGCCGCACCAGGCTGGTTGAAAGAACTGCGTGGCGAGCATGTACCTGAGAGTGAAGAATATGGCATAAGCAGCTTTGCCTACCGCGCGCGCAGGCCGTTTCACCCTCAGCGTTTCTGGTCTTGCATACATCAGGGCTTTGCGGGTGTGGTGCGGTCAAAAGGTTATTTCTGGCTGGCGACGCGCATGGATATCGCTGGCGAATGGTCACAGGCGGGTGGCATTTGTCGGCATCATGAAGCAGGCTTGTGGTGGTCAGCCGTCAGCAAGGCGGAGTGGCCGCAGGATGCAGATTACCAGCAGCATATTTTAAGCAAATGCATAGAGCCATTCGGTGACCGCCGACAGGAGCTGGTGTTCATTGGCATGGATATGGATCAGGCGGTGATAGAAGCAACACTGGATGCCTGTCTGCTGACGAATGAAGAAATGGCGCAAGGGCCAGCAGACTGGGCCAGCTATGACGACCCTTTCCCATCGTGGATGGAGACGGACGATAGCGAAGATGACGAAGACGCCAACATGATCACACAGCATGTGGAGGCTTTAGCATGA
- a CDS encoding DUF2796 domain-containing protein, whose amino-acid sequence MNKLIPLTLLAALQAIAINSSAHEAHVHGSATVLLAQDGNRLTLEFDSPLDNLLGFEHAPRTDKQKQAAKALLDLMQKPDTLLKLNAEADCQLATVKVVAPVLQSTATAKDEHANLHAEYEYGCTKVAALKSLQLSLFDAFPSIHKVDAQMAGARGQAAATLTPKQRMLAW is encoded by the coding sequence ATGAACAAACTGATCCCCCTCACCCTGCTCGCTGCATTGCAGGCGATAGCAATCAATAGTAGCGCCCATGAAGCCCACGTACACGGCAGCGCGACTGTCTTGCTGGCGCAGGATGGCAACAGGCTGACGCTGGAATTTGACAGCCCGCTGGATAACCTGCTGGGCTTTGAACATGCGCCGCGCACGGACAAGCAAAAACAGGCAGCCAAGGCTTTGCTTGATCTCATGCAAAAGCCGGATACCTTATTGAAGCTCAATGCAGAAGCAGACTGCCAGTTAGCCACGGTGAAAGTAGTTGCGCCTGTACTGCAATCCACTGCGACAGCTAAGGATGAACATGCAAACCTGCATGCCGAATATGAATATGGCTGCACCAAAGTCGCCGCATTGAAGTCGCTGCAACTGAGTTTGTTTGATGCATTCCCGTCTATACACAAGGTCGATGCACAAATGGCTGGCGCACGTGGGCAGGCTGCCGCAACACTGACACCAAAACAACGTATGCTGGCATGGTGA
- a CDS encoding ABC transporter ATP-binding protein, whose product MSAIEKDSSPALSLSNVQFHWQAGHAACLDIESFAISKGESVFLYGPSGSGKSTLLSLAGGIITPQRGQVTVLGSDLGALSGAARDRFRVDHAGFIFQQFNLIPYLSMLENVLLPCRLSVRRQQRASAAHGSPREAAVALLDTLGLDANLYQRHVTGLSIGQQQRVAAARALIGQPEIIIADEPTSALDADRQKDFIALILQQCASHGSSLLFVSHDHRLASQFSRELDLQKINRVEQH is encoded by the coding sequence ATGTCTGCAATAGAAAAAGACAGCAGCCCCGCGCTGAGCCTGAGCAACGTACAGTTTCACTGGCAGGCCGGACATGCAGCTTGTCTGGACATAGAAAGCTTCGCTATCAGCAAGGGTGAAAGCGTGTTCCTGTACGGCCCCAGCGGCAGTGGCAAGAGTACATTGCTGTCGCTGGCGGGTGGCATCATCACGCCGCAGCGCGGACAGGTCACGGTGCTGGGCAGTGACCTGGGTGCCTTGTCTGGTGCAGCGCGTGACCGCTTTCGCGTTGATCATGCGGGATTTATTTTCCAGCAGTTCAACCTCATCCCTTATCTGTCTATGCTGGAGAATGTCTTGCTGCCTTGCCGCTTGTCGGTGAGACGGCAGCAACGTGCCAGTGCAGCACATGGCAGCCCGCGCGAGGCAGCAGTGGCTTTGCTGGATACGCTGGGGCTGGATGCCAACCTGTATCAGCGCCATGTCACAGGACTGAGCATAGGCCAGCAACAGCGTGTGGCGGCGGCGCGTGCGCTGATAGGCCAGCCAGAAATCATCATCGCTGATGAACCCACATCGGCACTGGATGCGGACAGGCAAAAAGATTTTATCGCACTCATTTTGCAGCAATGCGCCAGCCATGGCAGCAGCCTGCTGTTTGTCAGCCATGACCACAGACTGGCCAGCCAGTTTAGCCGCGAGCTGGACTTGCAAAAAATTAACCGCGTGGAGCAGCACTGA
- a CDS encoding ABC transporter permease, with protein MFSQLFSQLFYFLRLAGKSAWNRRLTLGLMLFVISLSVCLLLAVERLRNDAREGFSHAISGTDLVVGARTSPVQLMLYAVFRIGAATNNIAWQSYQDLLHDPAVAWAVPLSLGDSHRGFAVVGTTPDYFNRFRYGDAQGLQLRAGQAFAGDADHLFDAVIGADVADNLGYQVGTKITLSHGTGDAALAEHADKPFKVVGVLARTGTPVDSSVHISLQAMQAIHLDWQGGAPVPGFSIAAEHARKFDLQPKEITAVLVGLHKRSMVFRLQRQINTKSGDALLAVLPGVALDQLWQVISIIERVLLAMSSLLVLLGSAGLLAVMLASLNERRRELAILRSAGAGPGHLFLMLMAESLGLTIAGAISGLLLLDVLTLAGKDWVQMHYGILIKPGILNATEIPLLGMVVLMGMLTSLVPAWLAYRNSLADGLTPRL; from the coding sequence ATGTTTTCGCAGTTATTTTCGCAGTTATTTTATTTCTTGCGACTGGCAGGCAAAAGCGCCTGGAACCGCCGCCTGACGCTGGGCCTGATGCTGTTTGTCATTAGCCTGTCGGTCTGCCTGTTGCTGGCGGTTGAGAGGCTGCGTAATGATGCGCGTGAAGGCTTTTCGCATGCCATCTCCGGCACTGACCTGGTCGTGGGTGCGCGTACCAGCCCGGTGCAACTGATGCTGTATGCGGTGTTTCGTATCGGTGCGGCGACCAATAATATTGCCTGGCAAAGTTACCAGGATTTGCTGCATGACCCAGCCGTGGCCTGGGCTGTGCCGCTGTCGCTGGGTGACTCGCATCGCGGCTTTGCAGTGGTGGGCACGACGCCAGATTACTTCAACCGCTTTCGCTATGGTGATGCGCAAGGCCTGCAACTGCGGGCGGGGCAGGCTTTTGCCGGGGATGCAGATCATCTGTTTGACGCCGTCATTGGGGCAGATGTGGCAGACAACCTCGGTTATCAGGTCGGCACAAAAATCACGCTCAGTCATGGTACTGGCGATGCTGCATTGGCTGAACATGCCGACAAACCTTTCAAGGTAGTGGGTGTGCTGGCACGCACCGGCACGCCAGTCGATAGTAGCGTGCATATCAGCCTGCAAGCCATGCAGGCTATCCATCTTGACTGGCAAGGCGGCGCACCCGTGCCGGGCTTTTCCATTGCCGCCGAGCATGCGCGCAAGTTTGATTTGCAACCCAAAGAAATCACTGCCGTGCTGGTGGGCCTGCACAAGCGCAGCATGGTGTTTCGCTTGCAAAGGCAGATTAATACCAAGAGTGGCGATGCCTTGCTGGCCGTACTGCCAGGCGTGGCGCTGGATCAGTTGTGGCAAGTCATCAGCATCATTGAACGGGTCTTGCTGGCGATGTCGTCGCTGCTGGTGCTGCTGGGCAGTGCAGGTTTGCTGGCGGTGATGCTGGCCAGCCTTAATGAGCGCAGGCGTGAGCTGGCGATTTTGCGTTCTGCCGGTGCCGGGCCTGGTCATTTGTTTTTGATGTTGATGGCTGAGAGCCTGGGCCTGACCATTGCCGGGGCCATCAGCGGCCTGCTCTTGCTTGATGTACTGACGCTGGCGGGCAAGGACTGGGTACAGATGCATTACGGCATCCTCATCAAACCCGGCATTCTCAATGCAACAGAAATCCCGCTGCTAGGTATGGTGGTACTGATGGGCATGCTGACCAGCCTGGTACCGGCATGGCTGGCTTACCGTAATTCGCTGGCGGATGGTTTGACACCGCGCCTGTAG